The following proteins are encoded in a genomic region of Diabrotica virgifera virgifera chromosome 1, PGI_DIABVI_V3a:
- the LOC126879142 gene encoding uncharacterized protein LOC126879142, which translates to MWLLLCTLFLSWLSLVKLQNSDNKNVTANITVANITVLPKNLSGGPFKPIQVIERRNLLLNTTEHLLNETNIKKIDDFKPSPQIGGFDNSFFLNQQSKSFESYPAPNWAANVWSDNSVRHEESSIESPWKNTPVKFPAPTEARPYPFGSGYETPTTVSNPIELVYKQPLQPPVRHQVPPPPQIYPQRQPEGGMWQKFLSFAGLDKKFPVSSPKSFYSDHGSYPGNQLDHSGFPGEYLDPHSFNEGNKFDHSYHGYSYGPKEPHHSIEPHHGDGGISPFKKILKVLAAIIPIGLFLSALTPTIITVSSANDTTGRFNRNDDTSENLLTKVANSLNSLNKLQQDGCQQKVFCELMVNAMFSTNAEEHIKNLLDNFVDKSGTNEDTFTTVLEAVKNQDCSTLSCKDMADPT; encoded by the exons ATGTGGCTCCTATTGTGTACTTTATTCCTCTCCTGGTTATCTCTTGTTAAACTTCAAAATAGTGATAACAAAAACGTTACTGCTAACATAACTGTTGCTAATATAACTGTGCTCCCTAAAAACTTAAGTGGCGGTCCTTTTAAGCCGATACAAGTTATAGAAAGACGGAATCTACTACTAAACACTACAGAACATCTACTAAATGAAACTAACATAAAAAAAATCGACGATTTTAAACCCAGTCCACAGATTGGAGGATTCGATAAcagcttttttttaaaccaacAATCAAAAAGTTTCGAATCTTACCCAGCTCCCAATTGGGCAGCTAATGTTTGGTCTGACAACTCAGTAAGACACGAAGAATCTTCTATAGAGTCTCCATGGAAGAATACACCCGTCAAATTTCCTGCTCCAACAGAAGCAAGACCTTATCCTTTTGGTAGTGGATATGAAACTCCCACCACTGTGTCTAATCCGATAGAACTGGTTTACAAACAGCCACTACAACCACCTGTACGGCATCAAGTTCCTCCTCCACCACAAATATATCCACAAAGACAACCTGAAGGAGGTATGTGGCAGAAATTCTTGAGTTTTGCAGGATTGGATAAGAAATTCCCTGTATCGTCTCCAAAATCCTTTTACAGTGACCATGGATCCTACCCAGGAAACCAACTGGATCATTCAGGCTTTCCAGGTGAATATTTAGATCCACATTCTTTTAATGAAGGTAATAAGTTTGATCATTCGTACCATGGATATTCATATGGACCAAAAGAGCCTCATCATTCAATAGAACCACACCACGGAGATGGAGGAATAAGCCCTTTTAAGAAGATTCTTAAAGTTCTAGCAGCGATTATACCAATTGGTCTGTTTTTGAGTGCCCTAACTCCGACTATTATAACAGTGTCTTCGGCAAACGACAC gacAGGCAGATTCAACAGAAACGATGACACATCAGAAAATCTTTTGACAAAGGTAGCTAACTCATTGAATTCGTTAAATAAGTTGCAACAAGACGGATGTCAGCAGAAGGTATTCTGTGAACTGATGGTGAACGCCATGTTTTCGACAAATGCTGAAGAACACATCAAAAACCTTTTAGATAACTTCGTGGACAA GTCTGGTACTAACGAAGACACGTTCACGACAGTACTAGAAGCTGTGAAGAATCAAGACTGTTCGACTCTTAGCTGCAAAGATATGGCAGATCCAACTTGA